TCCGGGCGCGAGCCGCGCCGCGAGGTAATCGGCGCCGGTGGCGTAGATCAGCACGTCGGCATCGGCGATGCGGGCGCGCGCCTCTTCGCTCTCGTCGCCGCGCACCACCATGCTGAGCTGGCTCAGGTGCGGCGCGTAGCGCATGACGTTGGCCTTCATCATCGACACGTAGGTCGGGAAGTAGGAATAGCCCACCACCGTCGCCTCGGGCGGGATGGCGGCCAGCGCCACCCGCGTCGCCTCGTTCGGGATGACCGTGAGGCCGAGCACCTCGGCATTCGGGAAGAGCTCGCGCGCCCGCGGCAGCAGCGTGCGCGGCGACAGGACGATGTCGAAATCCTGCGGCGGCGCGGCCTCGATCTCGTCGATCAGCCGCGGCTCGATGCTGTCGCCGGGCGCGAGGTGCGGGCGCACGTCGGCGGCATAGGCGCGGGTCGCCTCGGCGAAATTGCCCAGCATCAGCACCCGCAGCGCGCGGGCGTTGCGCGGCCGGTCCATGCCGATGCGCGTGGCAAGCTCGGCGCGGTCGATGCCGCAGTCACGGGCCAGCGAGATGAGGTTGGTGATTGCCCGCTCCAGCGCGTGGAACTTCTCGGGGTCGGCGACGGGCGCGTTCGGGCTGACATAGGTGCCGGAGCCGACGCGCCCCTCGACGTGCCCGGCACCCTGCAGAGCCGCGTAGACATTGCTGACGGTGACCGGGGACAGGTTCAGCTGCCGCGCCAGCGCGCGCACCGAGGGCAGCCGTGCGCCGATCGGCAATTCCCCGGAGGCGATGCCGAACTCGAGCGCGCCGCGCAGCTGTTGCGGGACCGGGACGGTGGCGTCGGGGTCTATCGCTTCCGCGATCCTCGAGAGGGCCTCGTCAAGTTGTGCCTGTCTGGCTGTCATGGAATGCCACTGCTGCAAAGCGCCGAGAGGAACAAGATATTGCAACATATATATTCGCGCCGGAATACATGCCAAGATGTATCATTGCACGAGAGCGAGATCAG
The Salipiger sp. H15 DNA segment above includes these coding regions:
- a CDS encoding GntR family transcriptional regulator: MTARQAQLDEALSRIAEAIDPDATVPVPQQLRGALEFGIASGELPIGARLPSVRALARQLNLSPVTVSNVYAALQGAGHVEGRVGSGTYVSPNAPVADPEKFHALERAITNLISLARDCGIDRAELATRIGMDRPRNARALRVLMLGNFAEATRAYAADVRPHLAPGDSIEPRLIDEIEAAPPQDFDIVLSPRTLLPRARELFPNAEVLGLTVIPNEATRVALAAIPPEATVVGYSYFPTYVSMMKANVMRYAPHLSQLSMVVRGDESEEARARIADADVLIYATGADYLAARLAPGQSAFEYRHTPDSQELRNTLPPLLDRCRRREAPLASTA